GACCTGTTCAGGTTCAACAAAAAAACATTCTGAAAATGATAATGTTTGCACAGATTTGTCAGGAATTTCTGTGGCTATGCTACACTTCCAATTAATAGTCTTTACCAGGCCTGGTGACACAAAAACCTTTACCAACCAGGTTTTTCATAAACTTCCTGGGTGTGGTTCCTAAAAAATGATTAAAATCTTTAATCAAATGACTCTGATCATGATAACCATGCTGACCGATCAGTTCAAACAGATCAATTTCTTTATCTTTCTGATTGATCAGCTGATAAATAACTTCCTTAAACCGGATAAAACGGAGTATTTCTTTTGGTGAATAGCCTGTAAATTTCTGAAAACGCTGCTGGATAGTTCTCTCTGTTAAAGCTGCATCGGCAGCTATTGCCTTTACGGGCTGTATAGAGGAATTATTGAAATATGAGCGACCGGATAACAAAGGCATGGCAAAAGACTCATTGTCGGCCACAAAAGAAGCCGTGTAGCCTTCTATCAGCTTAATCTTGTCACTTACTACATTTAATGCGGCTAATTGTTGCCACAGCTCCGC
This portion of the Pedobacter lusitanus genome encodes:
- a CDS encoding helix-turn-helix domain-containing protein, translating into MEDNPDGRFYEVQAPLNEVVSHFYHLNTAADADTMLKHLSPNFDMLLIFNFGAPVRFSFNDEPLGDRVLKHTSVIGPLRKMLNYELLPGADVIVVNFTLNGFYRLFKIPVNELTADEGMDPDILIDKTCFAELWQQLAALNVVSDKIKLIEGYTASFVADNESFAMPLLSGRSYFNNSSIQPVKAIAADAALTERTIQQRFQKFTGYSPKEILRFIRFKEVIYQLINQKDKEIDLFELIGQHGYHDQSHLIKDFNHFLGTTPRKFMKNLVGKGFCVTRPGKDY